In Sphaeramia orbicularis chromosome 14, fSphaOr1.1, whole genome shotgun sequence, the following are encoded in one genomic region:
- the LOC115433253 gene encoding sodium-dependent phosphate transport protein 2A-like — MFLFVFAKIPFLVLLLYIFVCSLDVLSSAFQLAGGRVAGDIFQKNAILSNPVAGLVVGILVTVLVQSSSTSTSIVVSLVSSGLLDVQSAIPIIMGSNIGTSVTNTIVALMQAGEREEFERAFAGATVHDCFNWLSVLVLLPLEAVSGLLRHLSQATVNAIHLETGEEAPGLLKVLTEPLTKMIIQLDQSVITAIATGHQAVRNRSLVKQWCHTAPLTDNETTWGTHNVSEHTEKCNHLFVACSLSDLAIGLILLACSLLVLCSCLILLVKLLNSLLKGQVANAINKVVNTDFPYPFTWLAGYLALLVGAGMTFLVQSSSVFTSAITPLIGIGVISIERAYPLTLGSNLGTTTTATLAALASPGDKLAAATQVALCHFFFNLFGILLWYPLPATRLPIRMACTLGNCTARYRWFAVLYLLLCFLLFPSVVFALSMAGWKVMTGVGVPFITLIISVVAVNVLQARRPQCLPVRLQNWNFLPAWMTSLQPLDDFITSVTLRCRQKRGCKGKDGPVRTHSNSITSEPDTKGRQKWKTSGEGVRVDMSWKKQTQEEQENCKLENIDPKRDNMALNMPSENDVQNIKINANRSSTLSTWL; from the exons atgtttctctttgtttttgctaaaatcccATTCCTCGTTCTACTTCTGTACATCTTTGTGTGCTCCCTTGACGTTTTAAGCTCTGCCTTCCAACTGGCTGGAG GCAGGGTAGCAGGGGACATCTTCCAAAAAAATGCCATCCTGTCTAATCCAGTGGCTGGACTAGTGGTGGGAATACTGGTGACGGTGTTAGTTCAgagctcctccacctccacctccatcgTAGTCAGTCTGGTGTCCTCTGGTT TGCTAGATGTTCAGTCAGCTATTCCTATCATCATGGGCTCCAACATTGGAACATCAGTCACTAATACCATAGTAGCTCTAATGCAGGCTGGAGAGAGGGAGGAGTTTGAAAG GGCATTTGCTGGAGCTACAGTCCATGACTGTTTTAACTGGCTGTCTGTCTTGGTGCTTCTCCCTCTGGAAGCTGTGAGTGGTTTGTTAAGGCATCTGTCACAGGCAACAGTCAACGCAATCCACCTGGAGACTGGAGAAGAAGCACCAGGACTTCTTAAAGTCCTCACTGAGCCCCTCACAAAAATGATTATCCAG CTGGATCAGTCAGTCATCACAGCAATTGCTACAGGACACCAGGCTGTCAGAAACAGGAGTCTGGTTAAGCAGTGGTGTCATACTGCACCCCTGACA GACAATGAAACCACCTGGGGAACACACAACGTTTCAGAACATACAGAGAAGT GTAACCATCTGTTTGTGGCCTGCTCTTTGTCAGACCTGGCCATAGGTCTGATCCTCTTGGCCTGTTCCTTACTGGTGCTCTGTAGCTGTCTGATACTGCTGGTCAAACTGCTCAACTCCCTGCTAAAGGGCCAGGTGGCCAATGCTATTAACAAGGTGGTTAATACAG ATTTCCCTTATCCTTTCACGTGGCTGGCAGGTTATTTGGCTCTTCTAGTCGGAGCGGGCATGACATTTTTGGTGCAGAGTAGTTCGGTGTTCACCTCTGCTATCACTCCACTCATAG GGATTGGCGTAATCAGCATTGAAAGAGCCTATCCCTTAACACTGGGCTCCAACCTTGGAACCACTACAACAGCCACACTGGCAGCATTGGCCAGTCCAGGGGATAAGCTAGCAGCTGCCACACAG GTTGCtttatgtcattttttcttcaacCTATTTGGCATCCTGCTATGGTATCCCTTACCAGCAACTCGCTTACCCATCCGAATGGCTTGCACCCTGGGCAACTGTACCGCCAG GTACCGCTGGTTTGCTGTGctctacctcctcctctgctTCCTTCTGTTTCCATCTGTGGTGTTCGCCCTCTCCATGGCCGGCTGGAAGGTGATGACTGGGGTTGGAGTACCTTTCATTACGCTGATCATATCTGTCGTGGCGGTGAATGTGCTCCAGGCACGGAGACCTCAGTGTTTACCGGTCAGACTGCAGAACTGGAACTTTCTGCCTGCCTGGATGACCTCGCTGCAACCCCTGGATGACTTCATTACCTCAGTGACCTTACGGTGCAGACAAAAGAGAG GTTGTAAGGGGAAGGATGGGCCAGTAAGGACACACTCAAACAGCATTACCTCTGAGCCTGACACAAAAGGAAGACAGAAATGGAAGACGAGTGGCGAAGGTGTAAGGGTTGATATGAGCTGGAAGAAACAAACACAGGAAGAGCAGGAAAATTGCAAATTAGAAAACATTGATCCTAAGAGAGATAATATGGCTCTAAATATGCCGTCAGAAAATGATGTgcagaacataaaaataaatgcaaaccGAAGCAGTACACTGAGCACTTGGTTGTAg